One window of Pirellulales bacterium genomic DNA carries:
- a CDS encoding DUF1501 domain-containing protein has translation MQTHQHDAPAVIPPTRREFFSWVGAGLGTAALTEVLGRENPAQAAVVAGEADDPPPHFPPKASRAIHIFLCGGLSHIDSFDFRPELARLHGQPLPGGEKPDVFFGQVGLLRKNDWEFRQRGQSGLWVSELFPNLAQVADELTVIRSMTAETSNHTPATFQANTGFRLNGFPVLGAWLSFGLGSETDELPAYVVIPDNRGVPAGGSINWSQGFLPARHQGVTVRSRGPAIHDLAPARPIDAATEAASQRLLVAMNERHLAEHGASDALLARIRSYDMAARMQLAVPEVSDLDRETAATHELYGLGRPETTDVGRSCLLARRLLERGVRFVQLFSGSAFGSPRINWDGHEDMVANHNQEAARIDRPLAGLLADLRQRGMLEDTLVIFSTEFGRTPFTQSGGGTLGKGRDHNQYGFSTWLAGAGLKHGLAYGSTDDFGLRAVENPVTWHDFHATILRLLGIDHERLTFYHNGIRRRLTNVHGKPIDGVLA, from the coding sequence ATGCAAACCCACCAACACGACGCACCTGCCGTCATTCCGCCCACACGCCGTGAGTTCTTTTCGTGGGTCGGCGCCGGTCTGGGAACCGCCGCACTGACGGAAGTGCTCGGCCGTGAGAATCCGGCCCAGGCCGCCGTGGTCGCCGGCGAAGCTGACGATCCGCCGCCGCACTTTCCGCCCAAGGCCAGCCGGGCCATCCACATTTTTCTCTGCGGCGGATTGAGTCATATCGACTCGTTCGATTTCCGTCCCGAACTGGCGCGTCTGCACGGACAACCGCTGCCCGGCGGCGAAAAGCCCGACGTGTTTTTCGGCCAGGTCGGACTATTGCGGAAGAATGATTGGGAGTTCCGCCAGCGCGGGCAGAGCGGGTTGTGGGTTTCGGAACTGTTTCCTAACCTGGCCCAAGTCGCCGACGAATTGACGGTCATCCGCTCGATGACGGCGGAAACTTCCAACCACACGCCGGCCACCTTTCAGGCCAACACGGGCTTTCGGCTGAATGGTTTTCCGGTGCTCGGGGCATGGTTGTCGTTCGGGCTGGGGAGCGAAACCGACGAGTTGCCGGCTTACGTGGTGATTCCCGACAACCGCGGCGTGCCGGCGGGCGGCTCGATCAATTGGTCGCAGGGCTTTCTGCCGGCCCGGCACCAGGGCGTGACGGTCCGCAGTCGCGGTCCGGCGATTCATGACCTGGCGCCGGCGCGGCCGATCGACGCCGCGACCGAAGCCGCCAGTCAGCGGCTGCTGGTCGCGATGAACGAGCGGCACCTGGCGGAGCACGGCGCGAGCGACGCGCTGCTTGCCCGCATCCGCAGCTACGACATGGCCGCCCGCATGCAGTTGGCCGTGCCCGAAGTGTCGGATCTCGACCGCGAGACCGCGGCCACACACGAGCTGTACGGTCTAGGCCGGCCGGAAACCACCGACGTGGGCCGCAGTTGCCTGTTGGCACGGCGGCTATTGGAGCGCGGGGTGCGGTTCGTGCAACTTTTTTCTGGCAGCGCCTTTGGATCTCCCCGCATCAATTGGGACGGCCACGAGGATATGGTGGCCAACCACAACCAGGAAGCCGCCCGCATCGATCGCCCGCTGGCCGGACTGTTGGCCGATCTCCGCCAGCGCGGCATGTTGGAAGACACGCTGGTGATCTTCAGCACCGAGTTCGGTCGCACGCCGTTCACGCAATCCGGCGGCGGCACTTTGGGCAAAGGCCGCGATCACAACCAGTACGGCTTTTCCACCTGGCTGGCCGGCGCCGGCCTGAAGCATGGCCTGGCCTACGGCTCGACCGACGACTTCGGCCTGCGGGCCGTCGAAAACCCGGTGACGTGGCACGACTTCCATGCCACCATCCTCCGTCTGCTGGGCATCGACCACGAGCGCCTGACGTTCTACCACAACGGCATTCGCCGCCGCCTGACCAACGTTCACGGAAAACCGATCGACGGCGTGCTCGCGTAA
- a CDS encoding DUF1559 domain-containing protein: MMLDDKQRQSALEGKPVEITDRNEVFYHLSKQQFDELQRIRPRRALTLIELLVVIAIIGILVALLLPAVQAAREAARRVQCVNHLKQYAIATHGHVDVTGYYPTGGWGWDWVGDPNRGTDERQPGGWNFNLQPYMEQTQTYGLGAGLDGPQQAAALTRMVRTYERYFNCPTRRGGQLFLNAFGGGFVAYNAGPSDEVARLDYAVNVGDQLLDEYDGGPASLATGDDPAYPWPDTSGLTGVCFRRSRVRPADLSDGSSCTYLIGEKYLNPDAYYSGTDAADNEDAYVGFDNDICRTTVAGRTPMLDTKGFADTFRFGSAHPVTFNMAFCDGSVHSIAYTIDGEVHRRLGNRRDGTRVELPGR, encoded by the coding sequence ATGATGCTGGACGATAAGCAACGGCAGTCTGCGCTCGAAGGCAAGCCTGTCGAAATCACCGATCGGAACGAGGTTTTTTACCATCTTTCCAAGCAGCAATTCGATGAGCTGCAGCGGATACGGCCGCGCCGAGCACTCACGTTGATCGAGTTGCTGGTGGTGATCGCCATCATCGGTATTCTGGTTGCCTTGCTGTTGCCGGCGGTTCAAGCCGCCCGTGAGGCGGCGCGGCGGGTGCAATGCGTCAACCACCTCAAGCAATATGCCATCGCCACGCACGGGCACGTCGATGTGACCGGGTATTATCCCACGGGCGGCTGGGGATGGGACTGGGTGGGCGATCCGAACCGCGGCACCGACGAGCGACAGCCCGGCGGCTGGAATTTCAACTTGCAGCCGTACATGGAGCAGACTCAAACCTATGGCCTGGGCGCCGGACTCGACGGACCGCAGCAGGCGGCGGCGCTGACGCGCATGGTGCGCACCTATGAACGCTACTTTAACTGTCCGACCCGGCGCGGCGGACAGCTTTTTCTGAACGCCTTCGGCGGGGGATTCGTGGCGTACAACGCCGGCCCCTCCGACGAGGTGGCGCGGCTCGACTATGCCGTCAATGTCGGCGATCAACTTCTCGACGAATACGACGGCGGCCCCGCCAGCCTGGCGACGGGCGACGACCCGGCCTATCCCTGGCCCGACACCAGCGGATTGACGGGCGTCTGCTTTCGCCGCAGCCGCGTCCGGCCGGCCGATCTGAGCGACGGATCGAGTTGCACGTATTTGATCGGCGAGAAGTACCTCAATCCCGACGCGTACTATTCCGGCACGGACGCCGCCGACAACGAGGACGCCTATGTCGGTTTCGACAACGACATCTGCCGCACGACCGTCGCGGGGCGAACGCCCATGCTCGACACCAAGGGCTTCGCCGACACGTTCCGCTTCGGCAGCGCCCATCCGGTAACGTTCAACATGGCTTTCTGCGACGGCTCAGTCCACTCGATCGCATACACGATCGACGGCGAGGTCCACCGCCGGCTGGGAAACCGGCGCGACGGCACGCGCGTGGAATTGCCGGGACGGTAG